One part of the Vicia villosa cultivar HV-30 ecotype Madison, WI linkage group LG6, Vvil1.0, whole genome shotgun sequence genome encodes these proteins:
- the LOC131609272 gene encoding uncharacterized protein LOC131609272 yields MVLIEQEKTDDPNVNPPNATAGNDASDGFETASEADLDSDGDDDRASSREELQHSDQLQKPPTRTEGEQEQDVPQQSISSEEALINEDELRQKALDEANEAKVEGNKLFVDGKYEEALSQYDHALQVALDIPSFVEIRSICYANRAVCFLKQGKYENTIKECTKALELNPAYVKALVRRGEAHEKLEHFEEAIADMKKILEIDPSNDQARKAIRRLEPLAAVKREKMKEEMIAKLKEMGNSVLGRFGMSVDNFKAVKDPNTGSYSISMER; encoded by the exons ATGGTGCTGATAGAGCAGGAGAAGACTGACGATCCAAACGTGAATCCACCAAACGCTACTGCCGGCAACGACGCCTCCGACGGCTTCGAAACCGCCAGTGAGGCCGATCTCGATAGCGACGGTGACGATGACAGAGCAAGCAGCCGAGAAGAATTGCAGCACAGTGATCAACTGCAGAAGCCGCCGACGCGGACAGAGGGAGAACAGGAACAAGATGTTCCTCAGCAAAGCATTTCCTCCGAGGAGGCTTTAATCAATGAAGATGAATTGAGACAG AAAGCATTGGATGAAGCAAATGAAGCAAAAGTAGAAGGTAACAAACTCTTTGTAGATGGGAAGTATGAGGAGGCATTATCTCAATATGATCATGCCTTACAAGTTGCACTAGACATTCCTTCATTTGTGGAAATACGCTCAATATGCTATGCAAACCGTGCTGTGTGCTTTTTAAAACAG GgaaaatatgaaaatacaattaaaGAATGCACAAAAGCATTGGAGCTGAATCCTGCATATGTTAAAGCTTTGGTAAGAAGAGGAGAAGCTCATGAAAAGCTTGAACATTTTGAAGAGGCAATTGCTG ATATGAAAAAGATCTTAGAAATCGATCCCTCAAATGATCAAGCTAGGAAAGCCATCCGTCGACTAGAGCCCCTTGCTGCAGTCAAACGGgaaaaaatgaaagaagaaatgATAG CAAAATTGAAAGAAATGGGCAATTCTGTCTTGGGACGTTTTGGGATGAGCGTTGACAACTTCAAAGCAGTCAAAGATCCAAACACTGGTTCTTATTCTATCTCAATGGAACGCTAG